Proteins from a genomic interval of Polaribacter sejongensis:
- a CDS encoding DUF6786 family protein, with translation MKHKKSYRYRKIGVIGCMILCIASCSPKKKTEAVKKTLLKGSINKLNKNMTTYADDVSFMESYIDLIQLSNASGDSKVAISAALQGRVMTSSAFGESGRSYGWINKKLFESEEIQEHINVYGGEERFWLGPEGGQYSIFFNKGDEFILDDWFTPRLIDLEPFDVKNKTSNKVILTKEASLKNYGGFQFDLGIEREISILSKENLQKELGLDLLDESIKTVAYQTKNTLTNLGDSDWKKETGLLSIWMLGMYNHSPNTTIMIPYISGEESELGIPVNDTYFGKVPVDRLVVKEGIIYFSGDGQYRSKIGLSPMRAKDVAGSYDSENGVLTILKYNKPKDETDYVNSMWEIQKEPFSGDVINAYNDGEPSPGEKPLGPFYELETSSPAMALKSGESGIHIQLTCHLEGGIDALNPIIKKVFGVTAEDIKKAF, from the coding sequence ATGAAACATAAAAAATCATATAGATACCGTAAAATTGGAGTTATAGGATGCATGATTTTATGTATTGCATCCTGTTCTCCTAAAAAGAAAACTGAAGCTGTAAAAAAGACGCTTTTAAAAGGTTCAATAAACAAACTAAATAAAAATATGACAACGTATGCAGATGATGTTTCTTTCATGGAAAGTTATATCGATTTAATTCAACTTTCTAATGCTTCAGGAGATTCTAAAGTAGCTATTTCTGCAGCTTTACAAGGTAGGGTAATGACGAGTAGTGCTTTTGGAGAAAGCGGAAGAAGTTATGGTTGGATTAATAAAAAATTATTTGAGTCAGAAGAAATTCAAGAACATATAAATGTATACGGAGGAGAAGAACGTTTTTGGTTAGGACCAGAAGGCGGACAGTATTCAATCTTTTTTAATAAAGGAGATGAGTTTATTTTAGATGATTGGTTTACTCCAAGATTGATTGATTTAGAACCTTTTGATGTGAAGAACAAAACTTCAAATAAGGTAATTCTCACCAAAGAAGCATCGTTAAAAAACTATGGTGGTTTTCAGTTTGATTTAGGAATTGAGCGTGAAATTTCAATATTATCAAAAGAAAATTTACAAAAAGAGTTGGGTTTAGATTTGCTTGACGAAAGCATTAAAACGGTAGCTTATCAAACTAAAAACACGCTTACTAATTTAGGTGATTCTGATTGGAAAAAAGAAACAGGATTACTTTCTATTTGGATGTTGGGTATGTACAATCACTCTCCTAATACCACGATTATGATCCCTTATATTTCTGGAGAAGAATCAGAATTAGGTATTCCAGTAAACGATACCTATTTTGGTAAAGTACCAGTAGATCGTTTGGTAGTAAAAGAAGGTATTATTTATTTTAGTGGAGATGGTCAGTACAGAAGTAAAATAGGATTATCTCCAATGAGAGCTAAGGATGTTGCAGGTTCTTACGATTCTGAAAATGGTGTTTTAACCATTCTAAAATACAACAAACCAAAAGACGAAACGGACTATGTAAACTCTATGTGGGAGATTCAAAAAGAACCTTTTTCGGGCGATGTAATTAATGCTTATAATGATGGAGAACCAAGTCCAGGTGAAAAACCATTAGGTCCTTTTTATGAATTAGAAACATCTTCACCAGCAATGGCTTTAAAGTCTGGAGAAAGTGGAATACATATACAATTAACGTGTCATTTAGAAGGAGGTATTGATGCTTTAAACCCAATTATAAAGAAGGTGTTTGGAGTAACAGCCGAAGACATTAAAAAGGCTTTTTAA
- a CDS encoding GDSL-type esterase/lipase family protein, which produces MKSKYIAVTFLLFICSIFTIGAQDIKPDKKLLYKVIDGDSLYLHVFQPKEIKTPTAVIVFFFGGGWVGGNPKQFYQQSDYFASRGILAISAEYRVKNAHGTTPFECVEDGKSAIRWVREHAKELNINPDKIVASGGSAGGHVAVSTAVIDGFENANENLLASSVPNAVIVYNPVLDTTEKGYGAKKMVGRETEISPVDQLKKKLPPMLLFHGTKDRTVPFENAFRFNEKMNELGNDSKLVAIENVDHGFFNGDFFRNGFGNKYYNLTMYDTDVFLKELGYLKGKPTISRELKQVSCIGDSNTKAQYPKFLQEYLEASYEVKNFGKGGATLIDGTFFPYDKTDEYKKSLKFTPDIVLLMFGTNDANPKWCLDSARKTDFKGTPQEEFKSEYVKLINAYKKKNSKAEIFVLTPLPVWAKKNLEKENIVERKEQLNKWVIPLVKEIAAEENVKLIDVHQLMKNSFKYSRDGVHLTKDGYKVLAKKISKEIK; this is translated from the coding sequence ATGAAATCAAAATATATAGCAGTAACTTTTTTATTATTTATCTGTTCAATTTTTACTATTGGAGCACAAGATATAAAGCCAGATAAAAAATTATTGTACAAAGTAATTGATGGAGATAGTTTGTATTTGCATGTGTTTCAACCCAAAGAAATTAAAACCCCAACAGCTGTAATTGTCTTCTTTTTTGGAGGTGGTTGGGTTGGTGGAAATCCGAAGCAATTTTATCAGCAAAGTGACTATTTTGCTTCTAGAGGAATATTGGCAATTTCTGCGGAATACAGAGTGAAAAATGCACACGGAACTACTCCTTTTGAGTGTGTAGAAGATGGTAAATCTGCCATTCGTTGGGTAAGAGAACATGCCAAAGAGTTAAATATTAATCCAGATAAAATTGTGGCAAGTGGAGGTTCTGCAGGAGGTCATGTAGCAGTTTCTACAGCGGTGATTGATGGTTTTGAAAATGCAAATGAGAATTTATTAGCGAGCTCAGTACCTAATGCAGTTATTGTTTATAACCCTGTTTTAGACACCACAGAAAAAGGCTATGGAGCAAAAAAAATGGTCGGTAGAGAAACTGAAATTTCACCTGTAGATCAATTGAAAAAAAAGCTGCCTCCTATGTTATTGTTTCATGGAACAAAAGATAGAACGGTACCTTTTGAAAATGCTTTTCGTTTTAATGAAAAAATGAATGAATTAGGAAATGACAGTAAATTGGTTGCTATAGAAAATGTAGATCATGGTTTTTTTAATGGTGATTTTTTTAGAAATGGTTTCGGAAATAAATACTACAATTTAACAATGTATGACACCGATGTTTTCTTAAAAGAGTTAGGTTATTTAAAAGGGAAACCAACAATTTCTAGAGAGTTAAAACAAGTTTCTTGTATTGGAGATAGCAATACTAAAGCACAATATCCAAAATTTTTACAAGAGTATTTAGAAGCTAGTTATGAAGTTAAAAATTTTGGAAAAGGTGGTGCAACTTTAATCGACGGAACTTTTTTTCCGTATGATAAAACAGATGAATACAAGAAATCGCTGAAATTTACACCAGATATTGTGTTGCTTATGTTTGGTACAAACGATGCAAATCCTAAATGGTGTTTAGATTCTGCAAGAAAAACAGATTTTAAGGGTACTCCGCAAGAAGAATTTAAAAGTGAGTATGTTAAATTGATAAATGCTTATAAGAAGAAAAATAGCAAAGCAGAGATTTTTGTGTTAACGCCTTTACCTGTTTGGGCAAAGAAAAATCTAGAAAAGGAAAATATTGTTGAGCGTAAAGAACAGTTAAATAAATGGGTAATTCCGTTGGTAAAAGAAATTGCAGCAGAAGAAAATGTAAAACTAATAGATGTACATCAGCTAATGAAAAACAGTTTTAAATATTCTAGAGATGGTGTGCATCTTACAAAAGATGGATATAAGGTTTTAGCTAAAAAAATCTCAAAAGAAATAAAATAG
- a CDS encoding family 43 glycosylhydrolase, whose protein sequence is MTHSNLKKKLSVFVFIVINLLLLTSCKTKSEEKPQTKESIEKVSSSQNIKFTYQEITGIGKDSLYNRRDNSDVVKVGDTYYVWYSKMVSPTISGYWATIWYATSKDKGYTWQEQGMALDIGEEVGFDDHSVFTPNILEYHGKYYMYYTGVKPTSGNKKGEFENNSKNDITAIGLAVSNTPDGPFVRVKNNPVLTISDVAEDFDSYRIDDASLLVKEDKIWMYYKGRSLVYGNKGAHFTRMSVAIADSPEGPYAKQTKPLLDKSHEVLVWKTKEGISSLSSINHSISTASDGLNFKPHYQNLKKVPKAPGLFRPSLSDTNSFDELPNWGIAMIQKKGVAYLLRFEITAE, encoded by the coding sequence ATGACACATTCAAATTTAAAAAAAAAATTAAGTGTATTTGTTTTTATAGTAATAAACCTTCTTCTTTTAACAAGTTGTAAAACTAAAAGTGAAGAGAAACCACAGACAAAAGAAAGTATTGAAAAAGTTTCTAGTTCTCAAAACATTAAATTTACGTATCAAGAAATTACCGGTATTGGTAAAGATTCTTTGTACAATAGAAGAGATAATAGTGATGTTGTAAAAGTTGGCGATACCTATTATGTTTGGTATTCTAAAATGGTGAGTCCAACAATTTCGGGATATTGGGCAACTATTTGGTACGCTACTTCTAAAGATAAAGGATATACTTGGCAAGAGCAAGGTATGGCACTAGATATTGGTGAAGAAGTAGGGTTTGATGATCATTCCGTTTTTACGCCTAATATTTTAGAATATCATGGAAAATATTATATGTATTATACAGGTGTAAAGCCAACATCAGGTAATAAAAAAGGAGAGTTTGAAAATAATTCCAAAAATGATATTACTGCAATAGGATTAGCAGTTTCGAATACTCCAGATGGACCATTTGTTCGTGTTAAAAATAACCCTGTTTTAACCATTAGTGATGTTGCAGAAGATTTTGATAGTTACAGAATAGATGATGCTAGTTTATTAGTAAAAGAAGATAAAATATGGATGTATTACAAAGGTAGATCTCTTGTTTACGGAAATAAAGGAGCACATTTTACACGAATGAGCGTTGCTATTGCTGATTCTCCAGAAGGACCTTATGCAAAACAAACCAAACCTCTTTTAGACAAAAGTCATGAGGTTTTAGTCTGGAAAACGAAAGAAGGAATTTCTTCTTTATCTTCTATAAATCATAGTATAAGTACTGCTTCAGATGGGCTTAATTTTAAACCTCATTATCAAAATTTAAAGAAAGTACCAAAAGCGCCAGGGTTGTTTAGACCAAGTTTATCAGATACTAATAGTTTTGATGAATTGCCTAATTGGGGAATTGCAATGATTCAAAAAAAAGGAGTTGCTTATTTGTTGAGGTTTGAAATAACAGCCGAATAA
- a CDS encoding sulfatase, producing the protein MIKHIKNTLLLSALGLLLGCNSKPEVAKETSNTIPRKPNVLFILVDDLGYADVSVMGSRYYETPNIDKIAKAGTVFTNGYAACTVCSPSRASLMTGQLPARHGITQFEGNNLSGEAWKTRKRYTKLLPPEFKHHLDSSSVTIAEAFKEQGYTTFFAGKWHLGSKEEKSLPTDHGFDVNIGGNEAGGPSGGYFSPYKNANLPNLPEEKGLNLSMKLASETSKFITKNKDSHFFAYLSFYAVHGPLQTTKEKWSKYRNKAEKIGIHETGFEMERVLPARKYQDNPVYAGLVEQVDEAIGTVIKTLKELNLDKNTIVVFTSDNGGVTSGDAFSTNQLNLRGGKGYQWEGGIRIPYFIDVPWVKQSGVNINVPVSGVDLFPTLLDLSGLPLKPEAHKDGVSLKPLLLGENIDERPLYWHYPHYGNQGGEPSSIIKKGKWKLIYYWEDNHAELYNLDADLGERTDVAESNPEIATQMKTQLLDWLESMGTHYATKDALWDKASRKIWLGNQKTKRLPSLEKQRKQMLSPDWKPNKDWWGSEVETK; encoded by the coding sequence ATGATAAAACACATTAAGAACACACTACTCTTATCAGCATTAGGCTTGCTTTTAGGATGCAATTCTAAACCAGAAGTGGCTAAAGAAACATCAAACACGATTCCTAGAAAACCAAATGTCTTATTTATTTTGGTAGATGATTTGGGTTATGCAGATGTAAGCGTAATGGGAAGTAGATATTACGAAACGCCAAACATCGACAAAATAGCAAAAGCAGGGACTGTTTTTACAAACGGATATGCAGCTTGTACCGTTTGTAGTCCATCTAGAGCAAGTTTAATGACAGGGCAATTACCGGCAAGACATGGAATTACGCAGTTTGAAGGAAATAATTTAAGTGGTGAAGCTTGGAAAACGCGTAAACGTTACACAAAATTATTACCACCAGAATTTAAACATCATTTAGACTCTAGTTCGGTAACCATTGCAGAAGCTTTTAAAGAGCAAGGTTATACTACCTTCTTTGCCGGAAAATGGCACTTAGGGAGTAAAGAAGAAAAATCGTTACCGACAGATCATGGATTTGATGTGAATATTGGAGGAAACGAAGCAGGAGGTCCAAGTGGAGGTTATTTTTCTCCTTATAAGAATGCTAATTTACCAAATTTACCAGAAGAAAAAGGACTGAATTTATCAATGAAATTAGCAAGTGAAACAAGTAAATTTATCACTAAAAATAAGGATAGTCACTTTTTTGCATACCTTTCTTTTTATGCGGTTCATGGACCATTACAAACAACCAAAGAAAAGTGGTCAAAGTACAGAAACAAAGCCGAAAAAATAGGAATTCATGAAACAGGTTTCGAAATGGAACGTGTTTTACCAGCTAGAAAATACCAAGACAATCCTGTGTATGCAGGTTTAGTTGAGCAAGTTGATGAGGCTATTGGTACAGTAATAAAAACTTTAAAAGAGTTGAATTTAGATAAAAATACTATTGTTGTTTTTACTTCGGATAACGGAGGAGTTACCTCTGGAGATGCTTTTTCTACCAATCAATTGAATTTAAGAGGAGGTAAAGGATACCAATGGGAAGGAGGAATTAGAATTCCATATTTTATTGATGTTCCTTGGGTAAAACAAAGTGGAGTAAATATCAATGTTCCGGTGTCAGGGGTAGATTTATTTCCAACATTATTAGATTTATCTGGTTTGCCATTAAAACCAGAAGCACATAAAGATGGAGTGAGTTTAAAACCACTTTTATTAGGAGAAAATATTGATGAAAGACCTCTTTATTGGCATTATCCACATTACGGAAATCAAGGTGGAGAACCAAGTTCTATCATTAAAAAAGGAAAGTGGAAACTGATATATTATTGGGAAGACAACCATGCAGAATTGTACAATTTAGATGCCGATTTAGGCGAGCGTACAGATGTTGCAGAAAGCAATCCAGAAATTGCAACACAGATGAAAACGCAGTTGTTAGATTGGTTAGAATCTATGGGAACACATTATGCAACCAAAGATGCTTTATGGGACAAAGCTTCTCGTAAAATCTGGTTAGGTAATCAGAAAACAAAAAGATTACCTAGTTTAGAAAAGCAACGTAAACAAATGCTTTCACCAGATTGGAAACCTAATAAAGATTGGTGGGGAAGTGAAGTTGAAACTAAATAA